The Pseudodesulfovibrio sediminis genome includes the window CGTGGCTCTCATGGTCGGCCATGTGGAGCGCTACAACCCCGCTGTTTCCAGAGTCAAGGAGCTGATGGGCTCTGATGATGTCATCTCCATCCAGATCGAGCGCGTGGGACCGTACCCGCCCCGTATTCAGGATGTCGGCGTCATCAAGGATCTGGGCGCTCACGATGTCGACCTGATCCGGTTCCTGACCGGTTCCGAGTTCAAGTCCGTGTACGCCGTATCCTCCAGCACCTTGGGCAAGCACGAGGACTCCGCGCTTATTACCGCAGAGATGGAAAACGGCGTGCTCGCCAATATCACCACCAACTGGGTGACTCCGTACAAGGCCCGCAATATCAACGTGGCCTGTGAGTCCAAGTACATCAAGGCCAACCTGATTACGCAGGAAGTCAAGGAATACTCCGCGTTCTCCTCGTACGACCAGTCGTACTCAGTGCGCGAGTGGCCCCTGATGTTCCGTGAGCCGGTCAAGGCCGAGCTGACCGAATTCCTGACCGCGCTGCGTGAAGGTACCCCGGTGCCCATTACCGGTGAAGACGGACTTGAAGTGCTCAAGACCTTTGACAAGATTTTCGAGTGCGCCTGCTAGCACCGAATCAGTATACAAGAAAAAGACCCTGTCTCCATGAGGCAGGGTCTTTTTGTATCATTCGTTGACAGCGAGTGTGTCTGTGGTTGTCGGTTGATCCGGTGGGGCCGCAACGTGGATATAGTCGACCACGTCGTTGATGCCGACGACTTCAGTGGCCACGGCCACCGCCTCGGCCTGTTGGGCGTATGTGTCAGCCTTGCCTATGAGGATGGCGTCACTCTGGATGACTTCGACCCTCAGATCCAGGCATTGGAGATGTTCGATCTTTTCCAGTCGGATATTCAGTTCGGTTTGGAGCCGAAGGTCATTGCCCGCCTGATTGGGGGAGTTGGGTGGATAGAATTTGCAGGTGATCGCCCTGACGCCGGAGACGGATGAAGCCGTGTCGATGGCGTAGTCTGCATGGGCGCGGTCCTTGAGGCTGCCTATGAGATAGGCGTTGCCGTCGATGATGTGGGCGCTGACCGGGATGTTGTTCATGCGGAGTCGTTCGCGTAGCCGGCGTTCCATGATTTTGTCCTGAGCATAGGTACGCTGGCCGCCTTCCACGGAATAGCGGGGGAGGTATTCATCGGCCAATACGACGGTGTCATATCCGGTCCATACGCTGCCCGCTACCTGGACGGCAGGGTACAGTGCACATCCACCCAGCAGGGCAATGGCCAGAACGGCAGAAATCGTATGAGATGATATGTTGCCCATAATTACTCGGAGAGTATAATAGAATGTCTAGATATTGTCTAATCCATACCGAGGGGCAGATCAATCCTTTATGAGGATATTATGGACAATGCCTGCGATGGATTGTTGGTCCACCAGTTTGAACTCGGGCAGGCGGCTTTTGAGGTCTTTCCAATGCCGTTCTCGGATGGCGAGAACAACCTTGTCTTCTTTGGCCATCATGTCCGTCAGTTCGGGATATTTGTCCGTTTCCCTGTACTCGACACCCGCGTAGTAGGTGAAGATACCGGGATAGACCCGACCGGCGAACGGCGTATATCCCTTGTCCACATATTCCTTGATTATCAGCGCCTGTCTTTTGGGGCTCATGGCATTGTCCAGTGACGGGGCGACCAGCAGGCCCACAGGGTAGATCCAGATGATCACGGCCAGGGTCAGTGTGATGAGACTGGTGCGGTATCCGCTCGTGCGCAGGAACAGCATGGTGCCGCCGCCCAGGATGAGCAGGGCCGCAGCGATACCCATGCCGCGGACAGGGACGGGCAGCGGGATCAGATCGCCTGCCAGGAGCAGGCCGGTTCCGGCCACGATCCACAGGCCGCCGATGAGCGTCCACAATTTCCGTGTGCGCGCTTCGTCCATGGTCTGCATGGCATTGGCGATGATGATGGCCAGGGGCGGGAACATGGGCAGGATGTAAATGAGCACCTTGCCGCTCAGGGATGACAGAAAGATGAACGTGGAGGCGAACATGATCCACAGGAAGGCCGTGGGACCGGCTTGTCGGCGCGTGGACCACAGCGATGCCCAGTGACCGGGCGAAAAGAGGCGTTTGACCGGCGCGACAAACAGGCTCAGGGTCCAGGGCATCCAGGCCAGGGGGAAGGCAATGATGTAATAGTAGAACGCTTCCCTGTGGTGAAAGGTCTTGGTGGCGCGCTGGATGATCTGTTTGCCGAGAACGGTTTTCATGAGGAAGTCCGAGCCTTCGGTCATGATCACGCCGCCCACCCATGCGGCGAGCATGGCGAGCATCAGCAGCAGGCCGAGAGCCATCCTGCTGGTCAGGAATTTCTTGAGTTCACCCTTCCACGCTAGAAAAACGCCGGAGGTTAACAGCGGAAAGATGAAGCCGAGCGGTCCCTTGATCAGCGTGGCGATGCCCATGAGTGCAAAGGCGTGGACCGGCCACCAGCCTTGTTTTTCGCCATTGAATGCGCGGAACAGGCAGGCGTGGCTGAGGAGGATGAACGTGCCGAACATGAGGTCCATACGCGAGTAGTGGAACAGGGCCACGAGCATGAACGTGGAGAGCAGGATCAGCACTGAAGCCAGGCTGACCGCCTTGTCGCATTGCAGCGAACGGGCCAGAAAGTAGGCCGCATACAGGAAGAACAGGCCGGACAACGCCGCGCCCAGCATGAACACCTCCGGCATATGTGCCGGGGTGATGGTGTCCAGCAGCCAGAGGAACCAGAAGTACACCGGCGGCTTATCGGGATAGGGCTGTCCGTTGAGGGAGAGTACCATCCATTTGCCGTTGAGAACGAGGTTCTGGTAGGCGTTGCCATAACGCACTTCGTCCGAAAACCAGAGGGCGCGATTGCCCAACGTGAACCATGTCTGGGCAAAGACGGCCAGGGTCATGGTCAGCCAGGGGTGGGCCTCAAGACGTTTCCAGATATTCTTGGCAAGTATGGTCATGTTATCCCTTCCGGGTAAAAATCGAGGTGGAGGCGATGACGGTGGTGGCCAGTCCGCCCATGCTGCCGAGCAGCCAGCCGAAAAAGACATCGGATGGATGATGCCATCCGAGATAGACGCGGGAGAATCCCACCAGTCCGATGAACAGGCTCATGAGTACTGTCAGCCATATTTTGTCGATACGCAGGGAGAGCGGCAGGGACCATCCTATGATCTCCGTGGTATGGCCAGAGGGCAGGGAGTGCTGTGAGGCGCGAGTTGTCAGCGGGTCGAACCAGAGGCCCTGGCCCGGTCTGGGGCGCCCGATAAAGGATTTGAGGAAATGGACGGCCAGTCCGGCTACCACACCCTGACAGACGAGCAGGATGAGGATGAAGCGCACCCGGTC containing:
- a CDS encoding Gfo/Idh/MocA family protein; its protein translation is MLKVAVVGLGWMGRVHLRNYTEMPDVEVVGVVDIDEAILKEVADQFGVKTFTSLDELLENELDAMSICVPTSLHHEVGLKVMDKSINAIIEKPLAVTSQEGEDLVAKAKEKGVALMVGHVERYNPAVSRVKELMGSDDVISIQIERVGPYPPRIQDVGVIKDLGAHDVDLIRFLTGSEFKSVYAVSSSTLGKHEDSALITAEMENGVLANITTNWVTPYKARNINVACESKYIKANLITQEVKEYSAFSSYDQSYSVREWPLMFREPVKAELTEFLTALREGTPVPITGEDGLEVLKTFDKIFECAC
- a CDS encoding BON domain-containing protein, producing MGNISSHTISAVLAIALLGGCALYPAVQVAGSVWTGYDTVVLADEYLPRYSVEGGQRTYAQDKIMERRLRERLRMNNIPVSAHIIDGNAYLIGSLKDRAHADYAIDTASSVSGVRAITCKFYPPNSPNQAGNDLRLQTELNIRLEKIEHLQCLDLRVEVIQSDAILIGKADTYAQQAEAVAVATEVVGINDVVDYIHVAAPPDQPTTTDTLAVNE
- a CDS encoding ArnT family glycosyltransferase produces the protein MTILAKNIWKRLEAHPWLTMTLAVFAQTWFTLGNRALWFSDEVRYGNAYQNLVLNGKWMVLSLNGQPYPDKPPVYFWFLWLLDTITPAHMPEVFMLGAALSGLFFLYAAYFLARSLQCDKAVSLASVLILLSTFMLVALFHYSRMDLMFGTFILLSHACLFRAFNGEKQGWWPVHAFALMGIATLIKGPLGFIFPLLTSGVFLAWKGELKKFLTSRMALGLLLMLAMLAAWVGGVIMTEGSDFLMKTVLGKQIIQRATKTFHHREAFYYYIIAFPLAWMPWTLSLFVAPVKRLFSPGHWASLWSTRRQAGPTAFLWIMFASTFIFLSSLSGKVLIYILPMFPPLAIIIANAMQTMDEARTRKLWTLIGGLWIVAGTGLLLAGDLIPLPVPVRGMGIAAALLILGGGTMLFLRTSGYRTSLITLTLAVIIWIYPVGLLVAPSLDNAMSPKRQALIIKEYVDKGYTPFAGRVYPGIFTYYAGVEYRETDKYPELTDMMAKEDKVVLAIRERHWKDLKSRLPEFKLVDQQSIAGIVHNILIKD
- a CDS encoding phosphatase PAP2 family protein; the encoded protein is MHTRSLTHWAIFSAPLLILLAILWFGFSSEGDVAIYFKDHRLLHPALRSFMQVVTDWSNPLFYGVYAVMLLTAWRSGDRDRVRFILILLVCQGVVAGLAVHFLKSFIGRPRPGQGLWFDPLTTRASQHSLPSGHTTEIIGWSLPLSLRIDKIWLTVLMSLFIGLVGFSRVYLGWHHPSDVFFGWLLGSMGGLATTVIASTSIFTRKG